In the Nitrososphaerota archaeon genome, one interval contains:
- a CDS encoding (2Fe-2S)-binding protein, with protein sequence MITLNVNGVDYALLVDNRWSLADVLREKLGLTGTKTGCDRGECGSCAVLVDGVPMLSCMLLACSVSGRKITTIEGIGSVGNLDKLQQAFVNNEGIQCGICIPGIIVVSKALLEKNPKPTEDEVKEALSGNLCKCGNWPFIVKSVLEAAK encoded by the coding sequence CTGATCACGCTGAATGTAAACGGGGTGGACTATGCTCTACTTGTTGATAACAGGTGGAGTCTGGCTGATGTGCTTAGAGAGAAGCTTGGGTTGACTGGCACTAAGACTGGTTGTGATAGGGGTGAGTGTGGGAGCTGTGCTGTCTTGGTTGATGGTGTGCCTATGCTGAGCTGTATGCTGCTAGCCTGCTCGGTTAGTGGAAGGAAGATCACAACGATCGAGGGGATAGGTAGCGTGGGTAACTTGGATAAGCTTCAGCAGGCGTTTGTGAACAACGAAGGTATTCAGTGCGGCATTTGTATACCTGGCATAATCGTGGTCTCTAAGGCTCTGTTGGAGAAGAACCCGAAGCCTACTGAGGATGAGGTGAAGGAGGCGCTGAGCGGCAACCTCTGCAAGTGCGGCAACTGGCCTTTCATCGTGAAGTCTGTGTTGGAGGCGGCGAAGTGA